The DNA region GAGCAGCTCTGCCGCACCGCGGGGTTCGAGCCCGACGTGCGCTTCGAGATCGCCGACCTCACCGCGCACGTGCGGCTGATCCATGCCGGGCTCGCCGTCGGATTGCTGCCGGAGCTCGTCTGGGCGGGCGACACCCCGACCGTCGATCTGGCACCCCTCCCCCACGAACCGCGGCGCGAGATCTTCTCCTCGGCACGGCGGGTGTCGGCCGATGCCCCCTCGATCCGCGCGGTGCGCAGTGCGCTGGCCGACGCGGCGTCGCACAATCTCCCGGTCTGAATGCATGACCTCCCTCTCCGACCGAACGCCGTCCGGCGCCGACACGGAGGAATCCCCGGGAATATGCATGCACATGCATCTGTTGGCACCCGTGTACCCGGACGAAGGAGTCCGATCCCCTCCTTCCGAAAGGCACCTCTGTGAGCACTCCTGTCATCGACCGCACCGCACCGACCGAGCACCCCGTCCTCGACGTCCTCGCCGGCCGCTGGAGCCCCCGCGCCTTCGACGCGCAGAGCTCGATCGACGAGGCCAAGCTCGCCACCGCTCTCGAGGCCGCCCGCTGGACACCGTCCGCCAACAACACGCAGCCCTGGCGCTTCATCGTCGCCCGTCGCGGCACCGCGCTGCACGCGCAGGTCGTCGACGCCCTGATGGGCTTCAACCAGGCCTGGGCGGGCAACGCGGCCGTGCTCGTCGTCGCGATCGCCGAGACCGCCACGGCCGACGGCACCCCGATCACGCATACGCTCTACGACCTCGGCCAGGCGGTCGCGCACTTCTCGGTGCAGGCACACCACGACGGCCTGGTCGTGCACCAGATGAGCGGCTTCGATCCCGAGGTCGTCCGCGAGTTCGCCGACCTCGAGGAGCGCTTCGTGCCCTTCACGGTCTTCGCCGTCGGCGAGTTCGGCGACATCGAGGCTCTGCCCGAGGTGCTGCAGGAGCGCGAGGTCGCTCCGCGCGTACGTCGCCCGATCGCCGAGACGGTCATCCTGAGCGCCTGACCTCCGCGCTCTCGACACCTCTGCACCGACGGGGCCTCCGGATTGTCCGGGGGCCCCGTTAGCGTGTGCGGATGGACCTCCTCCGCATCACCGGCGCGCGGACGAACAATCTCCGCGACGTCTCCGTCGACGTTCCCAAGAAGCTGCTGACCGTCTTCACCGGCGTCTCGGGTTCGGGCAAGTCGTCCCTCGTGCTCGACACGATCGCCGCCGAGGCGCAGCGACTCGTCAACGACTCCTATTCGACCTTCATCCGTGCCCGGCTGCCGCAGATGCCCGCACCCGACGTGCAGGCCATGGACGGGCTGACCTTCACGGTCCTGATCGACCAGCGCCGGTTCACGGGCAACGCGCGCTCGACCGTGGCGACCGCGACCGACCTGGCATCGCTGGTGCGCCTGGTCTTCTCACGCGTCGGCGAGCCCTCCGCCGGCTACTCCCCCGCCTACTCGTTCAACGACCCGTCCGGCATGTGCCCGACCTGCGAAGGCCTCGGCACGGTGTACGACATCGACATCGACGCGCTGATCGACCCCGAGAAGAACATCGACGAGGGACCGGTCCGGTTCAGCCTGTTCCGCCCCGGGGTGTATCGGTGGAAGCGCTTCGCGTACTGCGGACTGTTCGACCGCCAGAAGCCGCTCAAGGACTACACGGCCGAGGAGATGGACCAGTTCCTCTACGCCGACAAGCTCAAGCTCGACGACCCCGATCCGCGGTTCCCGCAGAGCGCCCGGTTCGACGGGGTGATCACGCGCATGCGCGATGTGTTCCTGAAGCAGCGCCCGGTGAAGATGTCGGCCTCGGTGCGCGAGGAGCTCGACCGGCTCGTGACACATCACACATGCCCGGACTGCCACGGTGCGCGGGTGAACGCGGCAGCGCGGGAGAGCCTGATCGACGGACGCTCGATCGTGGATTGGATGCGCATGCCCGTGTCCGACCTGCATGCCCTGCTCGACGAGTTCGACGATCCCCGCGTCGCCCCGGCCGTCGACGGTGTCCGCCACGTGCTCGATGCCCTGCTCTCGGTGGGCCTCGGCTATCTCACGCTCGACCGCGAATCGGCCACGTTGTCCGGCGGTGAGGCTCAGCGCGTCAAGATCGTGCGACACCTCGGCAGCGCCCTCACCGACGTCACCTACGTGTTCGACGAGCCCAGCACCGGATTGCACCCCGCCGACATCCAGCGGCTGGTGGCCCTGCTGCAGCGGCTGCGCGACGCCGGCAACACCATCCTCGTCGTCGAGCATCATCCGCAGGTGATCGCGGTCGCCGATCACGTCGTCGACCTCGGGCCGGGGGCGGGCTCCGGCGGCGGCATCGTGCAGTTCGAGGGCACCCCCGTAGCGCTCCGCGCCGCCGACACCCTCACGGGGCGTGTGCTCGCCGAGCCACTGACGATCCGTGCGACGACTCGGACTCCCTCGGGCCGCGTCGCCGTGCGGAATGCGCGCGCGCACAACCTCCGCGGGTTCGACGTCGACATCCCGCTCGGCGTGCTCACCGCCGTCACAGGGGTCGCGGGGTCGGGCAAGAGTTCCTTCGCGACCGCCGAGCTGCCGCGCCAGCACCCGGAGTTCACGGTCGTCGGGCAGGACCCGCTGCGGGGCGGAGCGCGGTCGACGACGCTGAGCATGCTGCGTATCGCCGACACGGTGCGCGAGGTGTTCGCAAGCTCCTCAGGGCTCGATGCCTCCTGGTTCAGCTTCAACTCCCGTGGGGGGTGCCCCACCTGCCGCGGCCGTGGACACATCACGACCGAGCTCGCATTCCTCGACGACGTCTCCCTCCCGTGCGATGCCTGCGGAGGGCTGCGTTTCAATGAGACCGCGCTCGGCGTGCAGGTCGACGGCTCCTCGATCGCCGACGTGCTGGCGTCGACGCCGGCCGAGGTCAGCGCGCTCTTCTCCGACCACCCGGACGTGGTCGACGCGCTGGACTGGGTGCAGCGCACCGGCCTGAGCTACATCCCGGTCGGACGCTCGCTCGACACCCTCTCCGGCGGCGAGAAGCAACGGCTGCTGCTGGCCCGGCACCTCAGCGAGCCGCAACGCGATCGCGCCGACCGCATCATCCTCGACGAGCCGACCTCAGGACTGCATCCGACCGACGTCGACACCGTCAACGCCCTCTTCGACGACCTGCTCGACGAGGGGGCGACGCTGGTCGTGGTCGAGCACAATCTGCGCGTGGTCGCCCGCGCCGACCACGTCGTCGACATCGGTCCGGGTGCCGGTTCCGATGGCGGTCAGCTGATCTTCACCGGCACTCCGGCAGAGATCTCGGGCGACGACGACTCCCTCACCGGTCGGGCGCTCGCGGCAGCGTCTCGCCCGCACCCCTGAAGCAGGGCGCATCAGACGGGCAGAGGGGCCCGTGGATCATCCACGAGCCCCTCTGCTGTGCGTCTCAGCTCAGCCCTTGAGCAGCTCAGTCCTCGAGCAGCTCAGTCCTCGAGCAGTTCGGCCTCGATCACGTCGTCTTCCTCCGGCTCGGGGTCGGGCGTCGTCGAGGTGAGCACGAGGCCCGCCCCGTCGGCGGCCACGTCGACCCGCACGGTGTCGCCGTCGTGCACGTTGCCCGAGAGCAGCGCGGTGGCGAGCTTGTTCTGCACCTCGCTCTGGATGAGGCGGCGCAGCGGTCGCGCACCGAACATGGGGTCGTACCCGCGCTCGGCGAGCCAGGCCCGCGCATCGGGGGTGACGGCGAGTGTGAGGCGACGGTCGCGCAGCCGGTCGTGCAGCTGGTCGACCGAGAGCTCCACGATCTGGGCGAGGTCGTCCTCGCTCAGGGCCGAGAACATCACGATGTCGTCGAGTCGGTTCAGGAATTCCGGACGGAATGCCTGCCGCACGAGGGCCATGACCTGATCGCGCTTCTCATCGGGTGCGAGCACCGGGTCGATGAGGATCGGCGATCCCAGGTTCGACGTGAGGATCAGGATCACATTCGAGAAGTCGACCGTGCGCCCCTGACCGTCGGTCAGGCGACCGTCGTCGAGCACCTGCAGCAGCACGTCGAACACCTCGGGGTGGGCCTTCTCGACCTCGTCGAGCAGGATCACGCTGTACGGGCGGCGTCGCACAGCCTCGGTCAGCTGACCACCCTGCTCGTATCCGATGTATCCGGGAGGGGCACCGACGAGTCGCGAGACCGAGTGCTTCTCGCCGTACTCCGACATGTCGATGCGCACCATGGCGTGCTCGTCGTCGAAGAGGAACTCGGCCAGCGCCTTGGCCAGCTCGGTCTTTCCGACACCGGTGGGGCCGAGGAACAGGAACGATCCGGTCGGCCGACCGGGGTCGCTGATACCCGCACGCGAACGGCGCACGGCATCCGATACGGCCTTCACGGCGTCCTTCTGACCGATCAGGCGCTTGCCGAGCTCCTGCTCCAGGTGCAGCAGCTTCTCGCTCTCGCCCTGCAGCAGACGCCCGACAGGGATACCCGTCCACGCGGCGATCACGGCGGCGATGTCCTCGTCGGTGACCTGTTCGTTGACCATGCGGGGTTCCGCCGGCGTCGCGGCCTCGGCCTGCTCGGCCTCGGCGATGTCGCGCTCCAGACGCTTGATGGTCTCGTACTCCAGCTTCGAGGCCTTCGTGTAGTCGGCGTTGCGCATGGCGAGGTCACGCTGGGTGATCGCGTCGTCGAGCTGCTTCTTCAGCTCACCGACCCGGTTCAGCCCCTGCCGCTCGCGCGCCCACCGGGCCTCGAGCTCGGCGAGCTGCTTCTCCATGCCGACGAGTTGCTCGCGCAGGGCACTCAGACGCTCCTTGGAGGCGGCGTCCTTCTCCCGCTTGAGCGCGAGCTCTTCGAGCTTCATGCGGTCGACCTGGCGCTTGAGCTGATCGATCTCGACCGGAGACGAGTCGATCTCCATCTTCAGCCGCGACATCGACTCGTCGATCAGGTCGATCGCCTTGTCCGGAAGCTGGCGCGCGGGAAGATAGCGGCTCGAGAGCGCGGCGGCGGCGACGAGGGCGCTGTCGGAGATCGTGACCCCGTGGTGGGCCTCGTAGCGACCCTTGAGTCCACGGAGGATCGCGATCGTGTCCTCGACCGAGGGCTCTCCGACGTAGACCTGCTGGAAGCGGCGCTCCAGTGCGGCGTCCTTCTCGATGAACTCGCGATACTCGTTGAGAGTGGTCGCGCCGATCAGGCGCAGTTCACCGCGGGCCAGCATGGGCTTGAGCATGTTGGAGGCCGCGACCGACCCCTCCCCACCGCCGGCACCCATCAGCACGTGCAGCTCGTCGATGAACGTGATGACCTGTCCGTCGGACTCGGTGATCTCCTTGAGCACCTGCTTCAGCCGCTCCTCGAACTGCCCGCGGTACATCGCGCCGGCCACGAGGGCGGAGATGTCGAGGGTGACCAGCTCCTTGTCCTTGAGGGACTCGGCGACATCGCCCGCGACGATGCGCTGGGCGAGTCCTTCGACGACGGCGGTCTTGCCGACGCCCGGCTCACCGATCAGCACGGGGTTGTTCTTCGTGCGGCGGGTGAGCACCTGACTGACGCGACGGATCTCGCTGTCTCGTCCGATCACGGGGTCGAGCTTGCCCTCGCGGGCGCGGTCGGTCAGGTTGATGCCGAACTGCTCGAGGGCGGACTGCTGCTCTTGGTTCTGGTTGCCGGTCTGCGGGGTGGTCATGCGCTCCTCCTTGGAGATGCTCCTTCTGGTCGTCTCCCGCCTGCCGGATCGGGAGGCGGGATCAAAGTTGAGTTGTGTTGACTCAAGTTTAGCACTCGCCGAGATTCTCCTCCAGTCCGTTCCCCCGCCCGCCGTCGCCGATCCTGCGCTCAGCGCTCGCGCCGGACGGCATCCCAGATCGCCGCCGCGACGGCGCGCTTGGACCCCGATGCCACCCCGGCGTCGACACCACCCGGCCCGAGGATGTGCACCGCGTTCTCGGCGGACTCGAACCCGCGCTCCCAGCCGACCTCGTTCACCACCAGCAGGTCGACGCCCTTGCGCCGCTGCTTGCCGCGCGCGCGGGCGAGCAGTTCGGCTTCGTCCTCCGGGGTC from Microbacterium sp. SY138 includes:
- a CDS encoding nitroreductase family protein, with protein sequence MSTPVIDRTAPTEHPVLDVLAGRWSPRAFDAQSSIDEAKLATALEAARWTPSANNTQPWRFIVARRGTALHAQVVDALMGFNQAWAGNAAVLVVAIAETATADGTPITHTLYDLGQAVAHFSVQAHHDGLVVHQMSGFDPEVVREFADLEERFVPFTVFAVGEFGDIEALPEVLQEREVAPRVRRPIAETVILSA
- a CDS encoding ATP-binding cassette domain-containing protein, which encodes MDLLRITGARTNNLRDVSVDVPKKLLTVFTGVSGSGKSSLVLDTIAAEAQRLVNDSYSTFIRARLPQMPAPDVQAMDGLTFTVLIDQRRFTGNARSTVATATDLASLVRLVFSRVGEPSAGYSPAYSFNDPSGMCPTCEGLGTVYDIDIDALIDPEKNIDEGPVRFSLFRPGVYRWKRFAYCGLFDRQKPLKDYTAEEMDQFLYADKLKLDDPDPRFPQSARFDGVITRMRDVFLKQRPVKMSASVREELDRLVTHHTCPDCHGARVNAAARESLIDGRSIVDWMRMPVSDLHALLDEFDDPRVAPAVDGVRHVLDALLSVGLGYLTLDRESATLSGGEAQRVKIVRHLGSALTDVTYVFDEPSTGLHPADIQRLVALLQRLRDAGNTILVVEHHPQVIAVADHVVDLGPGAGSGGGIVQFEGTPVALRAADTLTGRVLAEPLTIRATTRTPSGRVAVRNARAHNLRGFDVDIPLGVLTAVTGVAGSGKSSFATAELPRQHPEFTVVGQDPLRGGARSTTLSMLRIADTVREVFASSSGLDASWFSFNSRGGCPTCRGRGHITTELAFLDDVSLPCDACGGLRFNETALGVQVDGSSIADVLASTPAEVSALFSDHPDVVDALDWVQRTGLSYIPVGRSLDTLSGGEKQRLLLARHLSEPQRDRADRIILDEPTSGLHPTDVDTVNALFDDLLDEGATLVVVEHNLRVVARADHVVDIGPGAGSDGGQLIFTGTPAEISGDDDSLTGRALAAASRPHP
- a CDS encoding AAA family ATPase, with product MTTPQTGNQNQEQQSALEQFGINLTDRAREGKLDPVIGRDSEIRRVSQVLTRRTKNNPVLIGEPGVGKTAVVEGLAQRIVAGDVAESLKDKELVTLDISALVAGAMYRGQFEERLKQVLKEITESDGQVITFIDELHVLMGAGGGEGSVAASNMLKPMLARGELRLIGATTLNEYREFIEKDAALERRFQQVYVGEPSVEDTIAILRGLKGRYEAHHGVTISDSALVAAAALSSRYLPARQLPDKAIDLIDESMSRLKMEIDSSPVEIDQLKRQVDRMKLEELALKREKDAASKERLSALREQLVGMEKQLAELEARWARERQGLNRVGELKKQLDDAITQRDLAMRNADYTKASKLEYETIKRLERDIAEAEQAEAATPAEPRMVNEQVTDEDIAAVIAAWTGIPVGRLLQGESEKLLHLEQELGKRLIGQKDAVKAVSDAVRRSRAGISDPGRPTGSFLFLGPTGVGKTELAKALAEFLFDDEHAMVRIDMSEYGEKHSVSRLVGAPPGYIGYEQGGQLTEAVRRRPYSVILLDEVEKAHPEVFDVLLQVLDDGRLTDGQGRTVDFSNVILILTSNLGSPILIDPVLAPDEKRDQVMALVRQAFRPEFLNRLDDIVMFSALSEDDLAQIVELSVDQLHDRLRDRRLTLAVTPDARAWLAERGYDPMFGARPLRRLIQSEVQNKLATALLSGNVHDGDTVRVDVAADGAGLVLTSTTPDPEPEEDDVIEAELLED